TCAGTGCTGGTCACGGATTCGGTTCCCGGGATTCGAACTTCGAAGGGCACCTAGCCAGCAGTTTCACAGCGCGGAAGACGCCGTCCTCCCCAAGGGTTCCCTCAGCGACGGCGATAGCTTCGTCCTTCAAAGTGTCGGGCGCCGGGCCTTCGAACCGGACCGGCACCGTCACCTTGCCGTCCGTGACGCTAAACGCCACAAACCCCTTCTCGTAGTCGAACCGAATCGTCCCGGGGACAACCTGACCCGACAAGCGCACCTGCTGTCCCTTCAACGCCACGACCTCGGACGTCGTGTGG
This window of the Actinomycetota bacterium genome carries:
- a CDS encoding cytochrome c maturation protein CcmE, with product MSTNDEAGPEGQSNSGGSSPGLTRPLSQQALERPKRKTTQVILIVVVLAMALGASVNIFRRSVVYYHTTSEVVALKGQQVRLSGQVVPGTIRFDYEKGFVAFSVTDGKVTVPVRFEGPAPDTLKDEAIAVAEGTLGEDGVFRAVKLLARCPSKFESREPNP